The Chitinophaga parva genomic sequence ACAGATATGCCCGGCATGGCGCTCAAAGCGGCCAGGTTGGCGCCTTTACCACCAGTGAGGGCAGGGTTCTTTGCACCGGGTTCGTGGAAGCCAAGTATATAAGGATGCATATTATTCGTTGTTAAGGTGATGGGTGGTGTTTTCCATGATGGCAACGGCCTGGCGGAAATAGGCTTCCAGCACAGCCAGTTCCTTATCCGAGAAAGACGCAATGAGTTGCTCGGATTTACTGCGATAGGTTTTGTAAAGGGGCTTTAGCAGCGCCATGATCGCCTTGGTGTCCGGCGCAATGATCACCTTGCGGCGGTCGTCTGCTGCAGGGCGTCTCTTTACCAGTTTTTTCTTTTCAAAGCGGTCTACCAGGCCCGTTACAGCCCCGGTGGTGAGGCCGGTGAGGGCTGCCAGTTCGCCGGCTGTCATCGCGCCCTTCTGCAGGAAAAAGCCCAGGTATTTATGGTCTGTACCCGGCAGGCCTGCCCTGCGGGCCACGGTTTCATGCATTTGCAGGGCGGTATACGCATACTGCTGGCTCAGGCGCCGGATGGCGGTGACGTTATCGGTGTTGTCCATAAATATATCTTGACGGATAATTATCTTAGTGACAAAGATAAATACGGAAAAGTGGTTTGATTGGATTTTTTATTTGATCTTATCAAGATTGCAGGGTGAACAGGGGGAATGGGGATGGGTTACACAACAATGGTCCTGAAGGTGAGGTTTATCCGGGGAGTGGTTATTTTCCTGGTGGTGGGAAGACTGTGCAGCCAGCGGCTTTGGGTCTCGTTTTTCATGAGCAGCAGGCTGCCATGTTCCAGGAGGATGGCTACTTTTTCTTTTGTTTGCTTGTGTTTGAACAGGAAGTTTCTTTCGGCGCCCAAGCTTATGGAAGCAATGGCGCCATGTTGTTTTAAGTCGGGCTCATCATCGCTATGCCAGGAGGAGCCTTCTTCCCCGTTGTGGTAGAGGTTTAGCAGGCAGGTGTTGAAGGTCTCGCCGGTGGCTTGTTCCACCAGCGTTTTTAGTTCCAGCAGTGCGGCGGTCCAGGGGAGTGCTGTTTTGGTGGCGTTGGAATACGTGTACTGGTAAGGGTTACTGCCGTACCAGGCCACTTTTCTTTTGGTGACGATGATTTTTCCAAACATGCGCAGCTTATCCGGCTGCCAGTCAATGGTTTCCAGTAGTGTGTGGAATAAAGCGTGTGCCGGTGCGTGGGAGAGCACCCGGCCGTAGTAGTTTACGGTGCCGTCATAGGGGAGAAGGTTCTGATTTTTATCCGGTGTCTGATTGAATAGGTCCATGTATCAAATCTATATAAAAAAGAAGTGCCCCCAACACCGGTTGGAGGCACTTTGTAAACGACAGGTGACCACACTTTTATTTATTGCTGTTGATAAGCTCCATGGTGAAGCTCATCTCCGGGTCTTTGCCGGCCTGGAGATAGGCGGTGAACTTATTCATGGGCACTTCCAGGTCCGGCATGGCGCCATGGCCCTTGTCTTCCGCGGCATTAAAGAAATACAGCTCAGACATTGGTACGGATAACACGCTCTTGGTGGCAGGCAGCAGGTATCTCATAAACCATGCTGCGGTGGTAACCACCTCCCCGCTGCCGGTTTCGTGGCCAATGACCACGCCCCGCTTGTGTTGCTGCACCAGCGATGCAAAGTAGGTGGCCGCAGACACGGTGCCGCCGCCTGCAAGCACGTATATTTTCCCGTGAAAGGCATCTTTATCCGGTGGAAAATTTTCCAGCAAACCATCGCGCAAGCGGGCATTTCCCACGTACAAGCCGTTGCTGTCCTTATCAAAACGCTGGTAAAGGAAGTTCTTCTGGGTTTGCAGGTCATCATCAGACAGGCGCCTGCCGTTATCCGCCACTGCATATTCCGGGAAGGCAATGTCAATGGTGCGGGTGCGGTAGTTGTAGATATTGCGGAAAGGGCCCTCCGTCATGAAAGAATACAACAGTGCGGAAATAGCAGGGTTGCCACCACCATTACTGCGTATATCAATGATCACCTGTTTGTATTTCCGCCGGTTCACCTCCCGGAAAAATTCGCTGAACTGCTTGTAGGCGTCAGACTCATTGATGTTAAAGGTGTTTACCGTAAGCGTGCCCGTTTTCGTAGGGTCGTCATAGTTATCATAGATGGCGTAGGTGTGCTGCAGCAGGTTAATGGGCAATACTGCCATCCTGCCATCATGGAAAGCCTGTGTGGTACTGGCAGCAGGCAGGATTACCTTTTTGGTGTCCGTGGTGCCGGGGACAATATAGGTTACCGGGAAGGATGGCTGGTGGGGAGAAAGGAGGCTATACATCAGCTGGAAATTTGGGTACAGCCGGTCCATGCCGCTGGTGATGTAGCCATCACTGTATGCAGGGGCCGACAAATCCTGCAGGATGTCTTTTACCGCCAGGTTGTTGATGCTGGTGATTTCCGCACCAAAAGGAATGGCGCCGCCTTTCATATTCATAAAGATCTTCCCGCGCTCTATCACTACCGGATAAGGAAACAGGTTGATCATACCGTACAGTTCCTTCACATTTTCATTGCTGATCGTGAGGCTGGTATGCACGTCTTTCAGCAGGTACACCGGGGAGTATTGCAGGCAGGACACCACATCGGGTGCATTGCGCATCAGCACTGTCAGGGAATCCACCTTGCGCTGGAAACTTACAGAATCAATGAACTTATAGGGATTGGGATGTTGCTGTTGCAGGATGGTTGCCGCCAGGCGGAAGTCTGCAATGAAATCCTCTTTGGTCAGGTTTACCAGTTTTTTTTCCTGGGCCTGCGCCTGCATGCTGTAAAAGCACAGCAGCGCAGCCATCCCGGAAAATATCAATCGCTTCATATGGTTGGTTTTTGAATGTTAAGAAACGTCAGGACCCGATGAGTTCCAGGATGCCTTCATTGCGGATGATCATCATACCCTGCCGGTCTTCCGTAATGCCTTCCTGCAGGCGGTAGGTGTAGCGTGGGCGCGATCCTTCCATGACGGTGGGCAGGTAGGCAAACTGGATATTGCGGTTGCTGCGCAGGGCTTCGCCTACTTCAATGATATGGGTGGATACAATGAACAGGCAGTCCTGGTATTCCGCAAAAGCCGCCGTTACAGCCAGTGTGCCATCGTAGGCATCCTTCACGTTCGTGCCCTTGAATAGTTCGTCAAACATGAGCAGCAGGCGTTTGCCGCTGGCGGCAGCGGTGGCGGCTTCTTTTACGCGCACCACCTCTGCATAGAAATGGCTGTAGCCCAGTTGTATATTATCTGCCACGTTGATGGAGGAACAAATGCCTTCCCGCACGGAAAACACCATCGCTTCCGCTGCCACGGGAAAACCCATATGGGCCAGGTACATGCAGATGCCTACGGACTTCATCAGCGTGGATTTACCTGCCATATTAGCCCCGGTCAGGAATAATACGTTACTGCCTTCCTCCATGCGCAGATCATTGCCCACAGCGCTTTGCAGGCAGGGGTGGCGCAGTCCTTTCACGGAGAAGGTGTTCTTCCCTTTGGGCAGCGCCGTGGCATAATGGAAGTTCCTGGTCCTTGCCACCTCACTCACGGCGATGTACATATCCAGCTCGTAAATAAAGTCCAGCACCTGTTCCATGGCTGCATGCAGGCGCCCTTTCAACAGGTGGTCATAGGCAGCCAGCGTACTTACCGGTAATGATTTGTAGATGTCTACATTCATTAGTTTGTCTACCTCCCTGTCTGCCAGGATAGCCCGGATGGCGGCCACTTTCAGCGCATACTGTTCCGTAACAGGCGGCATTACCTGCAGGAGCACGTAGCAGTTTTTCAGTGTTACAATGGTAGCCTGCAGTCCCTGCACCTGCTTACGGTATCTTTCATCGCGGGTCAGGGAGGAAAGCCCTTTTTTAACCAGCGTATCCAGCATGGCAATGGCTGCATTGCCGGCGGCGCGGGTGTCCAGGTATTCCCGCATCAGCGTTAATTGCGATACATCAAAGGGGAAGGCAAGGTTTGCTTTTTGAAAGGCCTGGAACGTGGCGGCTCTTTCATTGATGGTTTCCGCATCTTCCAGTGGATGGCGGAAAATGCTGTCCAGCACCTGCTGCCCGCCGGCTGTTTTCACCTGGTTGAACAGGTGGTATACAGAGCCTGCGCGGTACTTACCCATGAGGTTCAGTTCCTCCGCGGTTTGTTTGTCTATATTAAAACTCATAACAGTGCTTTTATTGCTCCACGGCACGTTTGCGGCCATGCTGCAGGATGTCGAGGATGCCTTCATTGCGGATGATGATCATACCATGGCGGTCGTCAGTAATGCCACGTTCCAGGGTGTAGGTGTATTCCGGCGTATGCCCCTTCATGCGGGTGGGCAGGTAGCGGAACCCGATGCCGTCCTCCCTTTCCAGGTCATCACCCGCTTCCACGATATGGGAAGAGATCACGAAGAGGCTATCCAGCTTCCTGGCAAATGCCCTGGTAATGGCCACGGTGGCTTCGTGCGCGTCTTTTACATTAGTGCCGCGGAACAGTTCATCGAAGATCACCAGCAGGGATTTCCCGGCATGGAGCGCCGCCGCTATTTTTTTGACACGCAGTACTTCTGCATAGAAATGGCTGGCGCCCATGCCCAGGTTGTCCGGCAGGTTGATGGTGGTATAAATACCGTCCAGCACTACAAATTCCATCCGCCTTGCAGCCACCGGGAATCCCATATGTGCCAGGTATACGGCCGTGCTGAGCGCGCGCAGGAAAGTAGACTTGCCGGCCATGTTGGCGCCCGTAAGGAAGATCACGTGCTCCTGCGCGTTGAGGCGTACATCGTTACCCACGGCGGATTGCAGGCCGGGATGGTATACGCCTTCCAGCAGTAACAGGTCTCCGCCTTTCTCTACAGCTTTGGGAAATACAAACTGCCTGGCCGTGGCCACACCTGCTACGGAAATGTATACATCAAGGTAATAGACATGTTGCAGCAGCTTTTCAATGTTGCCACGTTCGCGGGTGCGGAACAGCAGGTCATAAGCGGTTACAGCGGCGTAGGATAGCTTGGCATTGCTTTTTTCCTGGTGCACCGGGTCAAAAGAAGGGTGCGTTACGATAGCGGCTATCTCCTGCCGCTCCCGGTCATAGGCCGCAATGCGCTGCACCGCATCTGTACTAATGAACGAGTATACCTGCTGTATCAGCCCTATTACCGCTGCCACGCCATTGTTGATGTCTTTTTCACTGAGGGCTGCATTGCGGGTGGCATTTTTCGTTTGCGCGTTTGCGTTAGCGAGGTATTTCTCTGCCATGTCAAACAGGGAAGCGCTGAAGGGGAACTGCACGCTGTGTTGTGCAAAATGTGCTATGAGGCTGCTCCGCCTGTTTATTTCGTCCCGGTTGCACAAAGGATGGCGGAACATCTCTGCCAGTATGCCTTCGCCGCCCCTGGTGCGGGTTTGGTTATAAAGATCGTAGATGCCTTTGCTGTCGCGCTTCCCAAAGATCCGCAGGTCTTCTATTGTCTGGTCATCTGTGTGCAAGATCATGTGTTCCTGTTTTAATTATTTTCTTTTTCTCCGGATGAGCAGTACGGTGCCCAGCAGCAATACACAGCCCGGGAGTACCCACACGTACACGATCCTGAGGATACCTGCGCCGGTAGAACCGATGTTCAGTACCAGGTCCCGTGCTTTAGGCTTAGGAATGTAGATGGGGAATTTTCCATAGTCCATCCAGGAGTAGAATGTGCGGCTCATAAATCCTCCACCCTGGCGCAGGTTACTGAGATAGTCTGCATCGGCGGTAACGACGATGCGCTGTTCTTTTCCCTGTATGTTGCGGCTCAGCCCAATGGCGGTGGTGTAGCGCGGCATTTTGGTATCACCTTCAGCCGGCGTAAATACCGGTGGCACGGAGTCTGTTACCAGTACGCCGGCCTTCAGCCACACCTTGTTGGTAGCGGTCTGCAACAATGGTTTTACAGTGTAAGGGCCGTCATTGCGCCATTCCAGCCCGGTAACGCCCGGCATGAGCAGGGGCAGGCTGTCGCTTCCTTCCCGGAATTGTTCCTTTAGCAGGTCCAGTATCGGTTCCTTGGAGAGGTCAGTGGCCTCGCGGGTAATGAAGGGTTTCACCATCTGCGGCATCTCATCTTTGGACAGCTCTATGAGGGTGCCATCCATCATGCGTACGCCCAGTTGCGCCAGCAATGGGTTTAGTATCTGCTGTTTGCCAGGCTCACCGAGAATGAACATGTTGCCGCCGTTATCGATGTAGCGTTGCAGTTTTTCCATAGTGGCAGGGCTCAGCGCTGTTTTAGGATCGGCCAGTACCAGGGTGGTGGTGCCGGCGGGGATGTCCTGTGTTTCCACGGCCAGCGTGTCAGCGTCAAACCCAATGTTGATCAGGGAATAGCGGTTGTCTTTGGAGAGGGAATGCATGTTGTATTCCCTTTCGCCTTTTTTATAAATATCCCTTTCTAGGTTACCGGTCAGGAATACTTCTTTGGGCATGGCCGGCTGCAGCAAGCGGTTAAAGGCTGCTGCCACCTGCTGCTCTTCCGGCCAGAAAATGGCGTCTTCAAAGGTGCGCAGGAAAGTGGTCTTGCCCTTGTATTTCAGCTGCATCACCAGGCGGTAGTTCTCCGGTGCCAGGTCTATCAGCTTACGCACTTCCGGTCCCGGCTTGAACAGGGTAGGGCGGATGTCATAGCCTTCGCACATTTTTTTTGCAATCTCCTGCTGGCTCTTACCACCCCAGGTGATGTACAAGGTGCTGTCATGATCGGGCACGTCGTAGTAGTAAACGTATTTGAAGTCGATGTCCGGTTTAAAGCGCAGGTAAGGTTCCCACAGGTTCCACAGGTAATCATTGCGGTTTTCCGGCAGCCCACGCGCTACGCCGCTGCCAAAGAGATTGCAATACAGCGTGATCTCCAGCGGTGCGCCCTTCATTTCTTTGATCACCGCCTGCGTGTTTTCATTGAGGGTGTTGCTGTTGGTAGCAGTGGTATCCCAATAGCCTATCCATCCGGGCAGGGAGCTGAAATACCCCAAAAACAGTACTGATACGGACACTACCACGTACCGCGTGGCTTTCAGGTACCAGGGCTTTGACTCCCGGCCACCTTTCAGTTTTATGAGGGTAAAGCTTACAAACAGGTATACGATGAGGATAAAGTAGATCACGTCTTTGGTGGTGATCAGCCCTTTCAGCATTTTAGTGGTGCGGCCGGAGAGCGAGAGGAAGTAAGTAAGGTCCCGGATAAGATCATATTTCTGCCACAGGCCACCAATGCGGCTCAGTATAAAAATGACAATAAAGCTGCCAATGGCGGACACGATCTGGTAGCTGGAAAGGCTGGACATGAACAGGCCAATGGCGGTATAAGCACATACCAGCAGATAAAATCCCAGCACCGCGGAAAGTAATAATCCATAATCCGCATGTTGTATATTGATCAGCCCCGTTACGATGAATACACCCACAATACCCACCAGCAGCAGGTTGTAGAGCATGATGGCCAGGTATTTGCCCAGTACGATCTCCCGCACCTTTACGGGTGATGAATACAGCAGTTTGATGGTGCCACTGTTGATCTCGCGGCTGATGAGCCCCATGGTGAGCAGGGGCACAAACAGGTAAAGGTTCTGCAGCACATTTGTGAAAATGCCGTCCTGTGGCAGGAAAATGGAGGCGGTCATGGGTATACCCAGGGTTTTAAACCCCGGTGTGTTCTCCCGCAGCACCTCCTGCCATTTGGCTACGGGGTACAGTGCAGAGGTGTAATACACCCCGCATTGCACCATAAAAGCAATTGTTAAAAACCAGGCTACCGGGGAAAAGAACAGGTTGCGCAGTTCCGTTCCCGCGATCTTGAATATCATCTTCATGTAGGAATATTATTGGAGGGATTGAGTAGATAGTTGCTTGAAAATGTCGTCCAGCAGGCCTTTGTCAAGGTTGATCTCCCGCAGCCTCCAGCCTTGTTGCACACTGGCGGTCACGATCCTTTCCGTAATGTCAGGGTCCCCGTCAAAGTAAATGCGCACCTGGCGGTCGCTCAGGAACTCCGCCCTGGTGGCGCCGGGGATCTGCATCAGCGCAGCTACAGAAGGCGGGTTTTCCATGGAAACCAGCACGCTGTGCGGCTGCACGTAGTTGTTAAAGGCGTCCATGGTATCTGAAAAAATAACCCTGCCGCCTTCTATCATGATCACTTCCCTGCATAAGAGATGCACTTCACTCAGGATATGTGACGACAGCAACACGGTGTGGTCCTGGCCTATTTCCCGTATCAGTTTACGGGCCTCGATCAGCTGGTTGGGATCCAGGCCGTTGGTGGGCTCATCCATCACCACCAGTCTTGGCTTGTGGATGATGGCCTGTGCAATGCCCACACGCTGGCGGTAACCACCGGAAAGGTTGCCGATGAGGCGCCCGCTGAAATGCCCGATGCCACAACGTTCCTTGGCTTCTTCCACGGCCTTTTTAATGGTACCTTTTTCCATCCTGCGCAGCTGTGCGCAAAAGGTCAGGTATTCATCCACGGTAAGATCCTGGTATACCGGTGGGTATTGCGGCAGGAAGCCGATCTCTTTTTTAGCTGTTTCCGGTGCGGTTCTCATATCAATGCCATTGATATACACCTGGCCTTCCGTCTGGTTCAGCACCCCACAGAGGATGTTCATGGTGGTGGACTTGCCTGCCCCGTTAGAGCCGAGCAATCCTACTACGCCGGTTTCCGTAATTTCCAGGTTAATGTCCCGTATAGCCCATGCACTGCTATACCGGTGTGATAGCCCCTCAAGTTTCAGTATTGCATTCATTGCGGTAATTGATGTTCTGTTTAATATTTTACAACCAGCACCTTTTGTTGCTGCAGGCCGGTGCCACCTGGTATGCCTGTCAGCGCCAGCGCCCGGTTCTGGTACAGCCAGGGATGCGGTAACGGGGACGGTGCGGGGTTGTGAATGCCGGTTGCCGTATACGTCAGGATCAGCGCATCCGAGGCTGCGTCCCGGAACTCAAACACATAATCATCATCGGAGGTATGTACAGGATAGGTAATAAAGCCTGTGAATGACCTGTAAGGCACGCTGGCAGCTTCCGGTGTGGTTTTCCCTTTCAGCACCACCTTCACCGGGTTGCTGCCCGGTGAAAGGTTAATGAACCGGATGCTCGTAGTACTATCGCCCAAGGGATGGTAGGGCAGGTGCTCTTCGGTGAACACCGTATCCGGGTGTGCCACAGTACCGGTGAGGTACAGCGAGTGGATGGAGCCCGCTGATAGCTGCAGGTCCAGCTTCAGCAATGGTACATCCTTCGCCGTGGTATCCGGGTAGTTGTAGATCCAGAGCGGTTGCTCACCGCTGAAACAACTGTAGTGGCGGGCCACCAGGTTGGAATCCCCGTATTGCAGGAAGAGCGTGCGGTAATAGTCGTACGGCACGGCGCCCCTGAAATTGGTGGCCACGTACTGGCTGCCCACAATAGCATTCATGATATTGAGCGCAGCAGCGTCCGTGGGCGGTGTGGTCTCTTTGCCGCATGCCGCCAGTACGGTTACTAACAGGCATGCATATACGCGATATAATTGCTTCATCTTAGTAGCCGGTGTTTTGCGTGAGGAAATGGTTTACGCTGATCTCCGAAGTGGGGATCGGGTACAATGCCTGGTAATCACCCAGCCACGGTTGTTTCAGTGGTGTGGCGGATAATACGGCGTTCATCCGGTTGGTGCGTTTCAGGTCCATCCAGCGGTGGCCCCACTCTGCAAATAGCTCCGTCCTTCTTTCCTTGGCCACTGCGGTCAGCAACTGGTCTTTGGTGAGGGCGGTGGATAAAGGGGGAAGGCCAGCCCGGTTGCGGATCAGGTCCAGGTCTGCCAGCGCGGTGGCAGTGCCACCGGGACCGCCATTGGCGGCGGCTTCCGCGCGGACCAGGTACATTTCTGCCAGGCGGAGCACCATGTAGTATTCTGTGGGAGCGGCGCCAGATTCGCCATTGGCAAGGCTGATCTTATATTTCAGCGGGTAGTAGGTAACCCCCGGCTTATTGGCAGTGCCCAATGAATTGTCTGTGCTGTCTGTCCACTTTTTAAAGCGTTGATCGCCCGGTTCAAATGCCGCCAGCAAGGAAGGGGTGAGGCAAAATGTAGCAATGCCGATCTTCAGCACATTGGGCCGCATGATGTAGCCTTCCGGGGTGGCGTTTTTGATGGTGAAATCCTGCAAGGCCTGTTGCAGTTGCCAGATGGCTTCCCGGCTGTTGGTCAGGAACACCTTGTCCGGGTCACTTTCCAGGGTATAATCCGTGGCATCATCGATCACCATGGTGGCGGTAGTGGCAGCATTGTTATAATCACCCAGGTAGAGGTATACCCTGGCCAGCAAGGCCAGTGCGGCGTATTTGTTAGGGCGGGTACGCTCCCCGTTGCCCGTGGGATAAGTGGCCGGCATAGTGGCTGCGGCGTCTTTCAGGTCCTGCACCATCTGCTGGTAAACCTGCGCCTGCGGGGCGCGGGGCAGTTTGGCGGTCTGGTTAAAATCCACCGACAAGGCCAATGGTACGTCGCCAAAGAAATTGACCAGGTAGAAATAACTGAATGCCCGCACAAACTTGGCTTCCCCCGTCAAAGCTTTGCGCACACTGTCTTTCAGCATAGACGATTTGGAAGCTGCAATGCCTTCGATCACGGAGTTGGCACCGTAAATAGCATCGTAGGCAGATTGCCATGCAGACCATGGCCGGCTGCTGTTGTTGATAGTGAGCTTGTTGGTATTTACACTATACCAGGATTGGTCTGCCGTGCCCTGGTAGTTATACAGTTCGTCTGACGACAGGCCACCCAGGAGGGTGGACAGGCCGGCGGAAAAACTGTTCAGCGCAATACTGCCAATGCCTGTCATGTCCGTACCATTTATCATCCGGCTGTAAACGCCTGCCATGGCGGCATTGGCCTGTTGCTCCGTGCTGAATACCTGCACGGTGGAAATGGTATTGATGGGTGGCGGTACGGTCACCAGTTTTTTACAGGCGCATACTAGGGTAAGCAGCAGGCAGCTGCAGGTAAGCATCATATTTTTAAAAGATCGCTGCATAGCCTTGTGTTTAGAAGTTAAAGGATAAGCCGCCGGTGATGATCCTGGAAGGCGGTACACTGGAAATATCCTGCACCTCGGGATCTATACCGGGATAGTTGGTGATGGTGAACAGGTTCTGTGTCCTGAAGAACGCGCGGCAGGCGGTCATGTGCAGCTTTTTCAGCAGCGGGTCCGGCAGGGAATAGCTGAGTGCCACCGTGCGTAAACGCAGGTAAGAAGCATTGACAAACTGCGCATCGGACGATCCCACGGAAGTGCCGTAAGCAGTGGAAAAGCCGGGATAAGTGGCAATGTCGCCGGGTTTCTGCCAGTGGTCCCGGATCGCTTCTACCGGCAGGTTACCAAACTTGCCGGGGATCACCAGGTAGGGGTTCATCCCGATCTGTTTTTTGAAATCAAAGAAGAGGTCCAGGTTCCAGCCTTTGTAGGTAAAGGAAGTACCTGCGCCACCGTAATATTTTGGGTTGGGATCTTTCACGATGTAGCGGTCATCGTCCGCGGTGCCCGCGGGCACGCTGAGATTGGTTTTTATCTGGCCGTCTTTGTTGCGGTCTTCAAAGCTGTACTGGCCTGTTTGCGGATCTACGCCCAGGTAGTGCGTCAGGTATACCGCACTGAGGGATTGGCCTACTTTGTAAACGCTGTAGTAGGGCGACTGCTCAATGCCCGGGTAGGATGCCAGCCGGTTCTTATTGGTGGAAATATTGAAATTCACAGACCAGCGGAAGTCTTTCTGCTCCACCAGGTTTGCGCGCAGGCTTCCTTCCCAGCCGGTATTTTCCACTACGGCGTCCCAGTTTGCCACGATGGACCCAAAGCCGGTGTACCGCGGCGTGGGAATATTGGTCACCTGGTTGCCGGAGCGGTTCAGGTAATAAACACCTTCCAGGTTAATGCGGTCTTCCAGGAAACTGATGCTCACCGCTGCTTCATATTTTTTGTTGGACTCCCACTGGTATTGCTGGTTCACTGCGTGTATAGGTACCAGTGGTGTGAGCCCGTTATAGGGATATAATTGTGTACCAGACAATTTAGTGGACCATTGGGAGAGATATTGGTAATCCCCGATGGACCCATCTCCACCGGTAAGGCCGTAGCTGGTGCGGAACTTCAGGAAGCTGACCCAGGAGGGTAGTAATTTTTTCATCCAGGGTTCTTCAGAGGCGTTCCAGGCCAGGCCTGCAGAACCAAAGTTGCCGAACTGGCTGCCCGGTGCAAAGCGGGAAGAGCCATCCCTCCTGGCATTCAGGTTAATGATGTATTTGTTGCGCCAGTTATAGTTGATGCGCCCAAATACGCCCGCGTATTTGTAGCGCGCATAGTTTTCCGTGGTTTGCTGTATCGGCGCGTTGTTGATGCTGGTGAGCATGTTATCATCGCTGTAACCTATGCCGAAGGTGGACACCCCGTCTGTGATCGTAGACTGGGAGGTGCCGCCCAATTGTACTTTCAGGTCACCGTTGCCTACAAAGCGGGTATAAGCGATCTGGGGCTCTATGATCCAGTTGGTGTTCTTTGTAGTGCCGAAATTGGCGGAGCCCATCGGGTTGTCCTGGGGATTTGCAGAGGCGATGGGAATAAAATAGTTGCTGGAGCCGGTCATGTTCGTATAACCGGCGGTGGTAGAGATGGTAAGGCCTTTCAACAGTTCGTAACTGATACCCAGGTTGCTGCTGAATTGGTTGGTCTCCATAA encodes the following:
- a CDS encoding RagB/SusD family nutrient uptake outer membrane protein, with protein sequence MQRSFKNMMLTCSCLLLTLVCACKKLVTVPPPINTISTVQVFSTEQQANAAMAGVYSRMINGTDMTGIGSIALNSFSAGLSTLLGGLSSDELYNYQGTADQSWYSVNTNKLTINNSSRPWSAWQSAYDAIYGANSVIEGIAASKSSMLKDSVRKALTGEAKFVRAFSYFYLVNFFGDVPLALSVDFNQTAKLPRAPQAQVYQQMVQDLKDAAATMPATYPTGNGERTRPNKYAALALLARVYLYLGDYNNAATTATMVIDDATDYTLESDPDKVFLTNSREAIWQLQQALQDFTIKNATPEGYIMRPNVLKIGIATFCLTPSLLAAFEPGDQRFKKWTDSTDNSLGTANKPGVTYYPLKYKISLANGESGAAPTEYYMVLRLAEMYLVRAEAAANGGPGGTATALADLDLIRNRAGLPPLSTALTKDQLLTAVAKERRTELFAEWGHRWMDLKRTNRMNAVLSATPLKQPWLGDYQALYPIPTSEISVNHFLTQNTGY
- a CDS encoding SusC/RagA family TonB-linked outer membrane protein, which codes for MIPALNFCKRPTAGRLLAVALLLLVCLGISTKAGAQAITYSSKKATLQQVFAEIKKQSGYVVIFNPDQVDVSVTVAVNAQKQPLAAFLKTVLSGLPVTYNIVGTTIVIFRKTDAPQQLNEVKAQAPEISGIVSDERDGTPLIAVNVVVAGTSKGTQTNEKGLFTLKDVNDNDVLTISCIGYQKQSVQIAALRAQFSIKLKPATSELDQAVVQAYGITSKRVATGDITRITAKDIERQPVLNPLLALQGQAPGLLITQTSGYANAPVKVEIRGRNSLGTNFLSDPLYVIDGVPMTVLDLPGSYHNGGISSGFVQGGMSATGGQSPLFSMNPHDIESIEVLKDADATAIYGSRAANGVILITTKKGKPGKTNFSLDVNEGYIDVPHRRHMLNTQQYLAMRREAFKNDGITPTIANAPDLVAWDTTRYTDWQKVLLGTGSQTMVNTSLSGGDARNTFRISGNYGRQVDVLSTRGSNQQATLGANIGHRSDNQKLTVNLGTIFSYTHVDAVNADPSIFLLPPNAPPIYNSKGDLNWDEWNASNTGSSFPFGYLLRNNIMETNQFSSNLGISYELLKGLTISTTAGYTNMTGSSNYFIPIASANPQDNPMGSANFGTTKNTNWIIEPQIAYTRFVGNGDLKVQLGGTSQSTITDGVSTFGIGYSDDNMLTSINNAPIQQTTENYARYKYAGVFGRINYNWRNKYIINLNARRDGSSRFAPGSQFGNFGSAGLAWNASEEPWMKKLLPSWVSFLKFRTSYGLTGGDGSIGDYQYLSQWSTKLSGTQLYPYNGLTPLVPIHAVNQQYQWESNKKYEAAVSISFLEDRINLEGVYYLNRSGNQVTNIPTPRYTGFGSIVANWDAVVENTGWEGSLRANLVEQKDFRWSVNFNISTNKNRLASYPGIEQSPYYSVYKVGQSLSAVYLTHYLGVDPQTGQYSFEDRNKDGQIKTNLSVPAGTADDDRYIVKDPNPKYYGGAGTSFTYKGWNLDLFFDFKKQIGMNPYLVIPGKFGNLPVEAIRDHWQKPGDIATYPGFSTAYGTSVGSSDAQFVNASYLRLRTVALSYSLPDPLLKKLHMTACRAFFRTQNLFTITNYPGIDPEVQDISSVPPSRIITGGLSFNF
- a CDS encoding DUF4397 domain-containing protein, with amino-acid sequence MKQLYRVYACLLVTVLAACGKETTPPTDAAALNIMNAIVGSQYVATNFRGAVPYDYYRTLFLQYGDSNLVARHYSCFSGEQPLWIYNYPDTTAKDVPLLKLDLQLSAGSIHSLYLTGTVAHPDTVFTEEHLPYHPLGDSTTSIRFINLSPGSNPVKVVLKGKTTPEAASVPYRSFTGFITYPVHTSDDDYVFEFRDAASDALILTYTATGIHNPAPSPLPHPWLYQNRALALTGIPGGTGLQQQKVLVVKY